The Tursiops truncatus isolate mTurTru1 chromosome 6, mTurTru1.mat.Y, whole genome shotgun sequence genome includes a window with the following:
- the TMEM250 gene encoding transmembrane protein 250 produces the protein MLTAALGPMPVMPIPRRARSFQGPHTTCLHAACGPARASRTARTKYNNFDVYVRARWLYGFIRFLLYFSCSLFTAALWGALAALFCLQYLGVRVLLRFQLKLSALLLLLGRRRVDFRLLNELLVYGIHVTMLLVGGLGWCFMVFVDM, from the coding sequence ATGCTGACTGCCGCCCTGGGCCCAATGCCGGTCATGCCCATCCCCCGGCGGGCGCGCTCCTTCCAGGGCCCGCACACCACCTGCCTGCACGCCGCCTGCGGCCCGGCGCGCGCCTCCCGCACGGCCCGCACCAAGTACAACAACTTCGACGTGTACGTCCGGGCCCGCTGGCTCTACGGCTTCATCCGCTTCCTGCTCTACTTCAGCTGCAGCCTCTTCACGGCCGCGCTGTGGGGCGCGCTGGCCGCCCTCTTCTGCCTGCAGTACCTGGGCGTGCGCGTCCTGCTGCGCTTCCAGCTCAAGCTGTcggcgctgctgctgctgctgggccgTCGGCGCGTGGACTTCCGCCTCCTCAACGAGCTGCTGGTCTACGGCATCCACGTGACCATGCTGCTGGTCGGGGGCCTGGGCTGGTGCTTCATGGTCTTCGTGGACATGTGA